The nucleotide sequence GGCTGCCGCGGCTCCTCAGCCCTTCACCAGGGAGCCCAGGCACCTACCTCCACCTTGTAGATGTTGGAGGCGTGGTCCCGCTGCCCGCAGCCGGTCACCACAGTCTTGCAGCAGCTGTCGGGAACCACGCGGCCACCCGCCTGGCCGGAGCGGATCCACTCGCTGTCCCCCCAGTCATGGGAGTTGTTGCTGCCACAGCAGCGGAACTGCAGCGGCAACGCGGCCTGGGCTGAGCCCCCGGGGCAGGGACTCCCTcgggggcccagggaggcccgCAGGGGTGTGCACACCCACCCCCATGGTGCCCACATACCTCCTGCTGCAGCTTGTCCACCGCACTGGTCACACCCTCGTGTCCTGGCTGGTGGTACCGCTTGGTCATGGTGTCCTTCAGGTGTTCCTTGAGCTCTGCGTTcagctgggggtgaggggacagCTTCAGCAGAACAATCCAAGACCCTCCAAGCTGGGGCACGTGGAGGCAGGGACAGAccgggggggaggtggggggagggtctcCAAGCAGAGCTAGGGCCAGATGCTGgccggggaggggctgggctgggctgcacAAGTGTCCCAGGTGGCCGTGGACAGGGTTGAGGACAGGGAGGGACCTCCAGGTCCCACGGACACCTTCCTCCCGGCATGAGCCCCCAAGTGGGCCTGTTGGGCGCTACGGGCAAGTTGTCCATCCGCAATGTGAGCCCCTACCCCCCAGGGGCCTCTggaacatgggggagggggagcgtgTGTCCTTCCAAGCGTGTGTGCCTGTCTCACACGTGCCCATCTGTGCCCTTGCACGGGCACGTTTccgcgtgtgtgtctgtgtccccgTGTGTGTGCGTCCCCGTGTGGCCTGTCTAGGCCCCTCACCTGCTGGTAGTAGATGTAGGCCAGGATGCCAGCGATGACCTCCAGCAGAaagatgaggaggagaaggatgaagtactggggggcggggggagcggggACGGTCAGCTGGCGTTGGGCGCAGACGCCCCCGTCCCGTGAAGACTCCTGGCGCCCAGGCACGAGAGAGCAGAGCCCCCAACCTCAGATCCCAAGTGGCCACCGAGGGCTCATGGCAATGGGCGGGCGCTGGCACTCCCGGACAGCTCCCTGCGGCTGGCCGAGCTGGGATGCAGggatgccccccacccctggcacagGTGAGCACCGCAGAGGCTGTCCTGCGGCGTCACACTCGACCCCCACCATTCCCTTTCTCACCGGGGCCCCAGagccggccccccccccccagcagcccgGTGCCCTGCTAACCAGGCGCAGCAGGTTCCGCCGTTCCTTGAAGGTAGCGCAGCAGCCCAGAACGCCGGTCACCATGACAACAACGCCAGCCACCACCAGGATGTAGGCTGTGGCCAGGTAGGTGCCCGAGGCCAGCAAGCTGATGTAGTCACTCTTGAGGGCCAGCGTCCAGATGCCCACCGCCATGACGGCCAGACCAGCCAGCTGTGGGCAGCGCACACTGGTCACACTGGTCGGCACGCCCGCCCCCAGGCCAGGATTCCCCTTAAGGACCAGGAATGGGAGCGGTGGAGGCCAACGGGAGGGGGTGCCCACTCCTCACCCAGAAGCAGCAGTTGAAGACGAAGAGCAGGTACTTGAGGCAGACGGTGCCACACGTGGTCTTCTCGTTGAACTCCCCCATCCTGGGGCCGAGAGGCCAGCGGAGGTCAGTAGGAGGGGACACAGGCACCCAGGCCAGCCCCTGGCTGAGGCCAAGCCCACCACTGGCCCCGAGTGAAGGTCCTGGCAACGCATCCGTGAGAACCTGGATGCTTCCTGGAGGGGCAGTTCGggagcccccttcccacccccccaccccccaccccccaccgcagCCAGGGCGGATGTCTAGTGCCCACAG is from Neofelis nebulosa isolate mNeoNeb1 chromosome 10, mNeoNeb1.pri, whole genome shotgun sequence and encodes:
- the CD151 gene encoding CD151 antigen; this translates as MGEFNEKTTCGTVCLKYLLFVFNCCFWLAGLAVMAVGIWTLALKSDYISLLASGTYLATAYILVVAGVVVMVTGVLGCCATFKERRNLLRLYFILLLLIFLLEVIAGILAYIYYQQLNAELKEHLKDTMTKRYHQPGHEGVTSAVDKLQQEFRCCGSNNSHDWGDSEWIRSGQAGGRVVPDSCCKTVVTGCGQRDHASNIYKVEGGCITKLETFIQEHLRIIGAVGVGIACVQLFGMIFTCCLYKSLKLEHY